A region from the Clostridia bacterium genome encodes:
- a CDS encoding aminotransferase class V-fold PLP-dependent enzyme: MIYFDNAASGGFKPDCVKKAVLETLEYPANPGRSGHKMASAAALRISQARENTADFFGLGESGTIVFTHNCTASLNYAIFGGIKCGHVITTAYEHNSVLRPLYHLHNAGKISFTVVYPDAYGLIRTEAIINAVRRNTKMIIVNHISNVTGAKAPIEEIGAYTKKRGIVFLVDAAQSAGHVNINMKKTGINILAAAGHKGLAAPQGVGILAVDKNIVLNPMILGGTGTRSESPIQPLDLPESLESGTISTPAIAGLDAGITWIRQNFSSINKNIYKMTKHLYEEIKKIPKVIVYTPKGEYNGLVTFNIEGLYSAETANLLDEKFDICVRAGLHCAPLAHKYLGTIKHGAVRASLSYQNTMDEVEIFLKAIREIVKNI, translated from the coding sequence ATGATTTATTTTGATAACGCGGCTTCAGGCGGTTTCAAACCGGACTGTGTAAAAAAAGCTGTTTTAGAAACATTAGAATATCCTGCTAATCCAGGCCGAAGCGGACATAAAATGGCTTCTGCCGCCGCACTTAGAATTTCTCAAGCTAGAGAAAATACTGCTGATTTCTTTGGATTAGGTGAAAGCGGCACCATAGTATTTACACACAACTGTACGGCCTCATTAAACTATGCCATTTTCGGCGGCATTAAATGCGGGCATGTTATTACAACAGCCTACGAGCATAATTCTGTCTTGCGGCCTTTATACCATTTGCATAACGCAGGAAAAATCAGCTTTACTGTGGTTTACCCTGACGCATACGGTTTAATACGTACTGAGGCCATAATTAACGCAGTAAGACGTAACACAAAAATGATCATAGTCAACCATATCTCCAATGTTACAGGCGCAAAAGCCCCTATTGAAGAAATAGGCGCTTATACCAAAAAGCGAGGAATTGTCTTTTTGGTTGATGCAGCTCAAAGTGCAGGTCATGTTAATATAAATATGAAAAAGACAGGAATAAATATCCTTGCCGCCGCTGGACATAAGGGATTGGCTGCGCCTCAAGGCGTAGGAATTTTGGCCGTGGACAAAAATATTGTACTTAATCCTATGATTTTGGGCGGTACAGGAACAAGAAGCGAAAGTCCTATTCAACCTCTTGATCTGCCCGAAAGCTTAGAAAGCGGAACAATCTCCACACCAGCGATTGCAGGACTGGACGCAGGCATAACCTGGATAAGACAAAATTTTTCATCAATAAATAAAAACATCTATAAAATGACCAAACACCTGTATGAAGAAATCAAAAAAATACCCAAAGTAATAGTCTATACTCCAAAAGGAGAATATAACGGTTTGGTTACTTTTAATATCGAAGGCTTATATTCGGCAGAAACTGCTAACTTGCTTGATGAAAAGTTTGATATATGTGTAAGAGCAGGATTGCATTGCGCACCGTTAGCGCATAAATATTTGGGAACGATAAAACATGGTGCTGTGCGTGCTTCTTTGTCTTATCAAAATACAATGGATGAAGTTGAAATATTTTTGAAAGCTATTAGAGAAATAGTTAAGAATATATAA
- the metE gene encoding 5-methyltetrahydropteroyltriglutamate--homocysteine S-methyltransferase, whose translation MKVSVSGYPRIGKQRELKKWIESYFKGNLKEQDLIDNADNLRLGQVKLLKEKGVDYIPSNDFSMYDQVLDTAVMLNVIPYQYKELKLSSPLETYFAMAKGYQKDGADVKALAMKKWFTTNYHYIVPVIDDSVEIKLNASKPINEYKTAKELNIVTKPVIIGAFTFIKLCRFSTQKKREEIINKITYAYIQLLKELKAAEAELVQLDEPMLVTDLNDADISLFKAIYNKILSNKAGVKVLLNTYFGDIRDIYSTVISMDFDAYGLDFVEGKKNLDLIKEYGFGSDKQLFAGVINGRNIWRNSYQESMEILDTLKKYVDVNNLVISTASSLLFSPYTTQNENNLSQEVLVQFAFAEQKLDELNDLRCLFNNSDYKSDKKYLDNIALKKHKIENEAYIEPDVRQKIKNLKDEDFVRLPKSEERYKIQIEKLGLPKLPTTTIGSFPQTAEVKRNRAQFKKGEITFEQYNQRVKEFIAQAVKYQDELGIDVYVHGEFERNDMVEYFGENLSGFIFTQNAWVQSYGTRCVKPPVIWGDVKRLKPITVPYSVYAQSLTNKPMKGMLTGPVTILNWSFPREDISLKEICYQIALAIKDEVLDLEKNGIEIIQIDEAALREKLPLRKSEWKSYLDYAIKAFRLVHSTVKPQTQIHTHMCYSEFGDIIQDIDDMDADCISFEASRSDLTILDDLQRCGFKTAVGPGVYDIHSPRVPSKEEIKSAINKMIDKLGSNKLWINPDCGLKTRGWEETLPSLKNMTEAVKEIRKEKGL comes from the coding sequence ATCAAAGTATCGGTATCGGGTTACCCCAGAATAGGTAAACAGAGAGAACTCAAGAAATGGATTGAAAGTTATTTTAAGGGCAATTTGAAAGAACAGGACTTAATCGATAATGCTGATAATCTTAGATTAGGTCAAGTTAAGTTGCTAAAAGAAAAAGGAGTTGACTATATTCCATCCAATGATTTTTCTATGTATGACCAAGTTTTAGATACAGCCGTTATGCTTAATGTCATACCTTATCAATACAAAGAACTCAAACTATCAAGTCCGCTTGAAACTTATTTTGCAATGGCTAAAGGCTATCAAAAAGACGGTGCAGATGTAAAGGCACTTGCAATGAAAAAATGGTTCACAACTAATTATCATTATATTGTGCCTGTAATTGACGACAGCGTAGAAATCAAACTTAACGCATCTAAACCGATTAATGAATATAAAACTGCTAAAGAATTAAATATTGTAACCAAGCCCGTAATAATCGGTGCGTTTACTTTTATAAAGCTTTGCAGATTTTCAACTCAAAAAAAACGTGAAGAAATAATCAATAAAATAACATATGCTTATATTCAACTTTTAAAAGAACTAAAAGCCGCCGAAGCTGAGCTTGTTCAGTTGGACGAGCCTATGCTGGTAACTGATTTAAATGACGCAGATATCAGCTTATTCAAGGCAATTTATAATAAGATTTTAAGCAATAAAGCTGGAGTGAAGGTACTTCTTAATACATATTTTGGAGATATCAGAGATATATATTCTACTGTTATATCTATGGACTTTGATGCATATGGACTGGATTTTGTAGAAGGCAAGAAAAACCTTGATCTGATAAAAGAATATGGTTTTGGTTCAGACAAGCAGCTTTTTGCAGGCGTAATTAACGGACGCAATATATGGCGAAACAGTTATCAAGAATCTATGGAGATTTTGGATACTCTCAAAAAATATGTTGACGTTAATAATCTGGTAATCAGCACTGCAAGTTCGCTTTTGTTTTCACCTTATACTACACAAAACGAAAATAATTTGTCTCAAGAAGTTCTGGTTCAATTTGCCTTTGCTGAACAGAAACTTGATGAACTTAATGATTTGAGATGTTTGTTTAATAACAGCGATTATAAGAGCGATAAAAAGTATCTTGACAATATTGCTTTGAAAAAGCATAAGATAGAAAACGAAGCTTACATAGAGCCTGATGTAAGACAAAAAATCAAAAATCTAAAAGACGAAGATTTTGTAAGACTGCCCAAATCTGAAGAAAGATATAAAATTCAAATAGAAAAACTAGGCTTGCCTAAATTGCCTACAACAACAATAGGCTCATTCCCTCAGACCGCAGAGGTTAAGAGAAATCGCGCTCAGTTTAAAAAAGGCGAAATAACTTTTGAACAATACAACCAAAGAGTAAAAGAGTTTATAGCCCAAGCGGTAAAATATCAAGACGAGCTTGGAATTGACGTGTATGTGCATGGCGAGTTTGAACGCAATGATATGGTTGAATATTTCGGTGAAAACTTGTCCGGCTTTATATTCACTCAAAACGCGTGGGTACAATCATACGGAACACGCTGTGTAAAACCGCCTGTGATCTGGGGCGATGTAAAAAGACTAAAGCCGATTACAGTACCGTATAGTGTATATGCCCAAAGCTTGACCAATAAGCCAATGAAGGGTATGTTGACAGGACCTGTTACAATTCTTAACTGGTCATTCCCTAGAGAAGATATATCGCTAAAAGAGATTTGCTATCAAATCGCGCTTGCCATAAAAGATGAAGTGTTGGATCTAGAAAAGAACGGAATAGAGATCATTCAAATAGACGAAGCGGCTTTGAGAGAAAAGCTGCCGCTTAGAAAGAGCGAATGGAAATCATATCTTGATTATGCAATAAAAGCTTTTAGGCTTGTGCATTCAACTGTTAAGCCGCAAACCCAAATTCATACCCATATGTGTTACAGCGAATTTGGAGATATAATTCAAGATATTGACGATATGGATGCCGATTGTATTTCATTTGAAGCATCTCGTTCTGACCTTACTATTTTGGATGACCTGCAAAGATGCGGATTTAAGACGGCGGTAGGTCCTGGAGTATATGACATTCATTCGCCTAGAGTTCCTAGTAAAGAAGAAATAAAATCAGCCATAAACAAGATGATAGACAAACTTGGATCAAATAAGCTGTGGATTAATCCTGACTGCGGCTTAAAAACCAGAGGCTGGGAAGAAACATTGCCAAGCTTGAAAAATATGACTGAAGCAGTAAAAGAAATAAGAAAAGAAAAGGGTCTATAA
- a CDS encoding putative Se/S carrier-like protein — protein MTYYFVVLANRAQTMYFFRILKNYGCNVNIINTPPSISSICSISIRFDPKDFERVKKLLLSYNFSSFRGVYRYEGNGWKGSIRKVF, from the coding sequence ATGACCTATTATTTCGTTGTATTAGCTAACAGAGCACAGACAATGTATTTTTTTAGAATATTAAAAAATTATGGCTGTAATGTTAATATTATCAACACGCCGCCAAGCATTAGTTCTATATGCAGCATAAGCATCAGATTTGATCCAAAAGATTTTGAAAGGGTAAAAAAGCTTTTGCTAAGCTATAACTTTTCGTCTTTTAGAGGAGTTTATCGTTATGAGGGTAACGGCTGGAAAGGCTCAATTAGAAAAGTCTTTTAA
- a CDS encoding homocysteine S-methyltransferase family protein: protein MFISDAKDSTFLFDGAFGTYYASITHSIKSCETANLNDPKIVFKIHRQYIESGVNAIKTNTFGANSGLNLAFDDIKDIITSGFNLALQATKNTDVAVFADIGPIPFKDTDISQEYIDIADIFLDLGADKFLFETMPEFNFLKPVLKHIKAKKPDSFIIVSFAAGLDGYTKAGHYYKQLLDSAQDDNAVDAIGLNCLCGPAHILKLIKDYSPKKLMSVMPNSGYPESIGNRLIYIDNAEYFASKILELRQNGIKILGGCCGTTPQHIKKSRLMLNDFNHEKIVDVSFKNPSIDQKPVNQNVFFDKLKQKKYPIAVELRAPVDTNADYLI, encoded by the coding sequence TTGTTTATTTCTGATGCCAAAGACAGTACGTTTTTGTTTGATGGGGCGTTTGGAACATACTATGCATCGATAACGCATAGCATTAAATCTTGTGAAACAGCCAATTTAAACGACCCAAAAATCGTATTTAAAATTCACAGGCAGTATATTGAGTCTGGCGTAAACGCCATAAAAACAAATACTTTTGGTGCAAACTCAGGATTAAACCTAGCCTTTGACGATATAAAAGACATCATTACATCGGGTTTCAATTTGGCTTTGCAGGCAACAAAAAACACTGATGTAGCAGTTTTTGCAGATATTGGACCTATACCTTTTAAAGATACAGATATAAGCCAAGAATATATTGATATCGCTGACATTTTTTTGGATTTGGGCGCGGATAAATTCTTGTTTGAAACCATGCCCGAATTTAATTTTTTAAAACCTGTTTTAAAGCATATCAAAGCCAAAAAGCCTGATAGTTTTATTATTGTTTCTTTTGCTGCCGGACTTGACGGTTATACAAAAGCAGGACATTATTACAAACAGCTTTTGGACTCCGCTCAAGACGACAATGCAGTTGATGCAATCGGGCTTAATTGTCTTTGCGGTCCTGCTCATATTTTGAAGCTCATAAAAGATTATTCGCCTAAAAAACTTATGAGCGTTATGCCTAATTCAGGGTATCCTGAATCAATCGGAAACAGACTGATATATATAGACAATGCCGAGTATTTTGCAAGCAAAATATTAGAATTAAGACAAAACGGCATAAAGATTTTGGGCGGTTGTTGCGGAACGACGCCGCAGCATATCAAAAAAAGCAGATTGATGCTAAATGATTTCAATCATGAAAAAATAGTTGATGTCTCTTTTAAAAATCCTAGCATCGATCAAAAGCCAGTAAATCAAAACGTTTTTTTTGATAAATTAAAGCAAAAAAAATATCCGATTGCAGTTGAATTGAGAGCGCCGGTTGATACCAATGCAGATTATTTGATTT